GGAGATCGTCTCCTTACAGGTGAAATGCGAGTAACAAATGATAATTTTTGTTCAAATACTCCTAATCCACAACGAGTTACAATCGTAACTGATAAGGTTGTGTGTGATTCTGAAGCTGACCTTCCTAACTGGAGCGCTGGTTCAACAAACATCACTGAATCAACTGCACGAAACTTCGTGAATTCAAGTAACGGTAAGTGCCGACTTGTATCAGGATGGGATTTCCAATGGGGTTATGGACCAAATAACAACTCTAATGTTGGCCGTGGTGGTGTAATCAGCACTCCAGGTGACCATATTGGTAACGCACCTACAAACCGATTCTCTAACGATGCGTATGATCAGTGGAAGACACTCGGAACAACCAACTCAAATGGTCGCGCACAGACAACAGTTGATCTTAACGGCGCACGATACCTTTGGGTACGTGAAGTACTTAAGTCAGGATATGTACCATTTAGCGTTGGAGAAAGCATTCCAGCTGTCTCACAACAGAGCAACTATAGTGCTGAAATGTGGTGTGGCGTAGACGTATTAAACTACGACAACTACGATCGTATTGATAATCCACAAGCTGGCCAGACATATTATTGTGCAGCATTCAATGCTCTCAAGAATAATCCAAACCCAAACTTGGATGTAACATGTGAACCAAACAACCAAAGCTATAACGTAGGATCATCAGTTAACTGGAATGCAAATGCTACCGGTGGAAACGGATCATACTCATATTCATGGACTGGAACAGACGGTCTTTCAGCAAACAGCCGAAGTATCTCAAAGACATACAACTCGACTGGATGGAAAACTGCCACAGTAACTGTTACATCTGGAAACCAGAGTGACTCAGCGCAATGTGGAGTTAACATCGTGAATCCAACATCTAACCTCGCGGTTACATGTGAGCCTAACAACCAGAACTTTAACACTGGTTCAACAGTGAACTGGAGGTCAAATGCAACTGGCGGAAATGGTTCATACTCATACTCTTGGAATGGAACAGACGGGCTTTCATCTAATGACCAGAATGTCTCACGTTCATACAGTTCAACTGGATCAAAGAACGCAACTGTTACAGTTACATCTAACGGTCAATCAGCCTCAGCACAATGTGTAGTTAACATTGTTAATCAAAACAACGATAATTTCTCAGTAACTTGTGAAGCTGATGACCGAAGCATCGATGAAGGTGAACGAATCACATGGTCAGCAGACGTACAGAATGCTCCTGGATCAGTAGATTATGATTGGAGTGGTTCAAACGGTCTTGATGGCGATGAACGACGTGTTACAAAGCGATATACATCTTCAGGTGATAAATATGCTGAAGTACGTGTAACCTCAAATGGTCAGACACGAACAGCACGTTGTGAAGCTGAAGTTGATGACGAGGATAACAATGACGACGATGATCTTGATGGTTATTGCCGAGCATCAGAAACTCGTCCTAAGGTTGGTGAATCAGTACGATTCACAGCATACCCTGACAACGGTAGAAATTACCGATACGACTGGGAAGGTGACGATGGAATCTTATCAGATGACAAGTCATTTACTCATTCATTCGACACTGCAGGCCGAAAGGATGTAGAAGTTGAAGTACGATCAGGAAGCGAACGAGAAACATTCAAGTGTCCAGTTACGGTTGTTGATGACAACAATAACCAGGTTGCTGGAATCTATCTCACTCAGATCCCGTACACGGGTATTAAGGAAAACGCCGCAGTCGCAGGCTTCGTAGCAGCTCTTATGACTATTACAGGTGGCGCAGCGTATGTCTTCCTTAAGCGAAAGACAGCACTCGCAACAGCATCAGTTGCTGCGAGTGTTGCTCCAGTACTATCAGCTACACCAGTAGTTGATCCAAAGATTGGATTCTCAGCTTCTATTGAAGACTTTGCTTCTTCACTCCAGACTTCAGTCTCAGCTGACCTCATTGATGCACTCTATGTATCAGGAAAGGGAAATATTGATTGGGCTAAGTCTGCACTTTCACAAATTGCGAAAGTGCAGGAATCAGAGACTGAGTGGAAATTCGTCACACTGGACTCAGCAAAAAAGGTTTATCCGTACCTAGGTTAATAGCCAAAACGGATCTTTAATGACAAAACAAAAAACCCTGCGAAAGCGGGGTTTTTTGTTTGAGTAAGAAACGTTACCGAATTTGCTTCTCAGTAATCTCTTTAATCAGAGATTCGGCTACGTTACCAACAGACATTGCTTCGGATTTTGTACCGGAACGGTGCTCGAGTGAGTATGTCCCACTTTCAATTTCCTTATCTCCAACAACAATCCAATAAGGAGTTTTTTCTTGTTTAGCAGCACGGATTTTCTTTCCAAGTGAGTCTTTGTCATCTCGAATATCAACACGGATATTTGAATTTTTGAGTGTGTTACCAAGTTTTTGTGCAGCTTCAACATGCGCATCGCTCACTGGAATTACTGAAACTTGTGTTGGTGAAAGCCAGAGAGGGAAGTTTCCAGAGAAGTGTTCGATAAGGAATGCAACAATACGTTCAATTGCCCCAATTGATGAGCGGTGGATAACAATGGCTTGTTTGTCCTTTCCGTCAGAATCTACGTAAGTAAGATTGAAACGTCCTGGCATAACGAAGTCATACTGCACAGTAAAGGCAGTGTTATCTTTTCCTCGAACATCCTTCATTTGGATATCAATTTTTGGTCCGTAGAATGCTGCTTCTTGAGGTGCTTCAACAAAGTGTGCGTTTCGGGCTGTGAGTACTTCACGTAGTTTTGATTCAGCCTCATCCCATGAAGCATCATCTTTGAAGTATTTCTTGTCATCTGCTCGGTCTCCAAGTGAAAGGCGATACCAGTAGTCTGTTCCAAGTTTGAGTCCAAACGTATTACAAATATACTCAATTAAATCGAGCGCACCATTAACTTCAGTTGCGGCTTGTGCACTGTCTCTACAAATAATATGTGCATCAGCGAGACAGAAACTACGTACACGAATTAAACCTGTTAATTCACCAGATTGTTCATAGCGGTATAGCTTTGCCATTTCTGCGATACGCATCGGTAGGTCTTTGTAACTGTGAGGTTTACTCAAATACAGC
The Candidatus Paceibacterota bacterium genome window above contains:
- a CDS encoding PKD domain-containing protein, translated to MKNITKIACFALAAFLAIGVSASFAQATETGARLEISATADKTIVERDGKAGFTIRVKNTGSVAASNVHVVDPMTNSGVTFLSNESSGNCSLVGNNIECRMNTLNPGQEINLWLVFKVKNDATCNSEIKHRATVTANGIASVTSNEAKTRISCPTPADCVPNQEVDLRAHFIGTSGAQITNTSEHCSYKVGLASYKMFDRVIVNQQLFDSEVVTIAPRQTITLNVDAPTCAYQIDAFYGDLITNFSGTNLYGDRLLTGEMRVTNDNFCSNTPNPQRVTIVTDKVVCDSEADLPNWSAGSTNITESTARNFVNSSNGKCRLVSGWDFQWGYGPNNNSNVGRGGVISTPGDHIGNAPTNRFSNDAYDQWKTLGTTNSNGRAQTTVDLNGARYLWVREVLKSGYVPFSVGESIPAVSQQSNYSAEMWCGVDVLNYDNYDRIDNPQAGQTYYCAAFNALKNNPNPNLDVTCEPNNQSYNVGSSVNWNANATGGNGSYSYSWTGTDGLSANSRSISKTYNSTGWKTATVTVTSGNQSDSAQCGVNIVNPTSNLAVTCEPNNQNFNTGSTVNWRSNATGGNGSYSYSWNGTDGLSSNDQNVSRSYSSTGSKNATVTVTSNGQSASAQCVVNIVNQNNDNFSVTCEADDRSIDEGERITWSADVQNAPGSVDYDWSGSNGLDGDERRVTKRYTSSGDKYAEVRVTSNGQTRTARCEAEVDDEDNNDDDDLDGYCRASETRPKVGESVRFTAYPDNGRNYRYDWEGDDGILSDDKSFTHSFDTAGRKDVEVEVRSGSERETFKCPVTVVDDNNNQVAGIYLTQIPYTGIKENAAVAGFVAALMTITGGAAYVFLKRKTALATASVAASVAPVLSATPVVDPKIGFSASIEDFASSLQTSVSADLIDALYVSGKGNIDWAKSALSQIAKVQESETEWKFVTLDSAKKVYPYLG
- the thrS gene encoding threonine--tRNA ligase, whose amino-acid sequence is MNNLDNKRHSLAHLLAAAVTTLYPDAKPSIGPFTSNGFYYDFEFSSPISDKDLAAIEKKMRAIQPKWDTFDRTEVSTDEARKQFAGNEYKLELIGDIEKSGEPITLYTSGEFTDLCRGGHVEHMKEIPSDSYKLERIAGAYWRGDEKNKMLTRIYGLAFETKEALDAHITQQAEAEKRDHRKLGKELDLFVFSDVVGKGLPLWTERGATVRRELERFIVDEEIRRGYRHVYTPDIAKIDLYKKSGHYPYYKDSMYAPITIDDDEFMLRPMTCPHHFELYLSKPHSYKDLPMRIAEMAKLYRYEQSGELTGLIRVRSFCLADAHIICRDSAQAATEVNGALDLIEYICNTFGLKLGTDYWYRLSLGDRADDKKYFKDDASWDEAESKLREVLTARNAHFVEAPQEAAFYGPKIDIQMKDVRGKDNTAFTVQYDFVMPGRFNLTYVDSDGKDKQAIVIHRSSIGAIERIVAFLIEHFSGNFPLWLSPTQVSVIPVSDAHVEAAQKLGNTLKNSNIRVDIRDDKDSLGKKIRAAKQEKTPYWIVVGDKEIESGTYSLEHRSGTKSEAMSVGNVAESLIKEITEKQIR